From one Suicoccus acidiformans genomic stretch:
- a CDS encoding manganese efflux pump gives MNLDVFYWMTHQGAKLAQVKPGPVILSGIFIGTWQILVLYVTQGLNDHMIGHATLNQISEQVLSTFVPLLYLALGMYFLHRGSKVDELDEVAHDSFDLKVLSRVAGRTSVDASFIGLALALSSYQVKVFFPYIFAFSVLAVILGVYYGRYYGQDNQRKSLTIAGILFILMGVSIV, from the coding sequence ATGAATCTAGATGTTTTTTATTGGATGACCCATCAAGGCGCCAAACTTGCCCAAGTAAAACCTGGCCCAGTCATCTTAAGTGGAATATTTATCGGGACTTGGCAAATTCTGGTACTTTATGTAACTCAAGGTCTGAATGACCACATGATTGGTCATGCCACCCTCAATCAAATATCAGAGCAAGTGCTGTCGACTTTTGTGCCACTTCTTTATCTGGCTTTGGGTATGTATTTCTTGCATAGAGGTTCCAAGGTTGACGAACTTGATGAAGTTGCTCATGATAGCTTTGATTTAAAGGTGCTCTCACGCGTAGCGGGTAGGACTAGTGTGGATGCAAGCTTTATAGGGCTTGCCTTGGCCTTAAGTAGCTATCAAGTCAAAGTATTTTTCCCCTACATCTTTGCCTTTAGTGTCTTAGCAGTCATCCTTGGTGTTTATTATGGTCGCTATTATGGGCAAGATAATCAACGTAAGTCACTTACAATCGCTGGTATTCTATTTATCTTAATGGGAGTAAGTATTGTTTAA
- a CDS encoding C4-dicarboxylate ABC transporter, which yields MEISNQAGQWLVWIGIICAVVAFFWQPVWMSVIAIVLGMIGLFSGQKNLNWAAIIIGVIALIVYYI from the coding sequence ATGGAAATTAGTAATCAAGCAGGTCAATGGTTAGTTTGGATAGGAATTATTTGTGCAGTTGTTGCGTTCTTCTGGCAACCTGTATGGATGAGCGTTATTGCAATTGTGCTCGGGATGATTGGTTTATTCTCTGGGCAGAAAAATCTGAATTGGGCTGCAATTATTATTGGTGTGATTGCACTCATTGTCTATTACATATAA
- a CDS encoding CtsR family transcriptional regulator has product MAKRNMSDIIESYLKSFLKTQQELEIKRSDIAEQFDCVPSQINYVINTRFTQEHGYMVESKRGGGGYIRILKIELVQDVDAIDQMMELVGPRINERSASNIIETLAQHDIITNREAILITSILEKELLSLIADDAATARSVMLREILGQLRINHTTH; this is encoded by the coding sequence ATGGCCAAGAGGAATATGTCAGATATTATTGAATCTTATTTAAAGAGTTTCTTGAAGACGCAACAAGAATTGGAAATTAAGCGCAGTGATATTGCAGAACAGTTTGACTGTGTCCCTTCACAAATTAATTATGTGATTAATACCCGGTTCACTCAAGAACATGGCTACATGGTAGAAAGTAAGCGGGGTGGCGGTGGCTATATTCGTATCTTAAAGATAGAGCTTGTCCAAGATGTTGACGCAATTGATCAAATGATGGAGTTGGTAGGTCCGCGAATTAATGAACGGAGTGCGAGCAATATCATTGAAACCTTAGCTCAACATGATATTATAACCAACCGAGAGGCGATTTTGATTACGTCTATTCTTGAGAAGGAATTACTTAGTCTTATTGCAGATGATGCTGCTACGGCCCGCTCCGTTATGTTGCGCGAAATTTTAGGCCAATTACGCATTAATCATACAACACACTAA
- a CDS encoding ATP-dependent Clp protease ATP-binding subunit produces the protein MFEELFTESARQAMVFAAEQAYYMRHQAVGTEHILLGLAREENGIAGKALREKGATYDRLYKELEIIHGKVSSPRIQGEVVIPYSPRAKKVIMNASNDAKRLNAQKVGTEHLLLGMLKEEILATVLLKNLGINLTELRSLVYELLGLDQSNKNRNQNRRLQNGQANTNQKTSLTPTLDSVARDLTDMASNGQLDPVIGRDEEVRRIVQILSRRTKNNPVLVGEPGVGKTAIAEGLAQVIIAGSVPEDIAEKRLMMLDMGALVAGTKYRGEFEERMKKIIEEIMEDGKVILFIDELHTLIGTGGAEGSVDASNILKPALARGEIQVVGATTLDEYQKYIEKDAALERRFSKVQIEEPDQQDAIDIIYGLKDRYEAHHHVTITDEAVEAAVKLSIRYLTERRLPDKAVDLIDEASAKVRIDATVANSATMDLEQKLNQISSSKEAAILDRDFERAAKLREQEQEVEKELQQVVILEKERQEEIEESGISGLVVTSEDVAEVVALATGIPVRQMDASESKRLVHLEEELHERVIGQDEAVSAVSRAIRRAYSGLKNPKRPIGSFLFLGPTGVGKTELARAIASSLFGSEDNMIRVDMSEYMEKHSVSRLVGSPPGYVGYDEAGQLTEQVRQHPYSVILLDEVEKAHPDVFNILLQVFDDGHLTDGKGRTVDFSNTIIIMTSNLGATALRDDKAVGFGAVDLSQDHDAMEKRILEELKQTFRPEFINRIDEIVVFHQLDKEHIREIVKLQTQDIIKRLGDLQIDARVTDTAVDIIAEAGFDPEYGARPIRRAIQKQIEDELSEMMLRGDIAYGDEITIGGRQGNININNRTKASAAD, from the coding sequence ATGTTTGAAGAATTATTTACAGAAAGCGCAAGGCAAGCGATGGTTTTTGCAGCCGAACAGGCTTATTATATGAGACATCAAGCCGTCGGTACAGAACATATTCTGCTTGGTTTAGCGCGTGAAGAGAATGGTATCGCTGGTAAAGCTCTAAGAGAAAAGGGCGCTACCTATGACCGCTTATACAAAGAATTAGAAATTATTCATGGCAAAGTAAGTTCACCAAGAATACAAGGAGAAGTGGTAATTCCTTACTCGCCGCGAGCAAAGAAAGTTATTATGAATGCTTCCAATGATGCAAAGCGTTTAAATGCCCAAAAAGTTGGAACGGAACATTTACTGTTGGGCATGCTTAAAGAAGAAATACTCGCAACAGTACTCTTGAAGAACCTTGGTATTAATTTAACTGAATTGCGTTCGCTCGTATACGAACTGCTTGGCTTAGATCAATCAAATAAAAATCGTAACCAAAATCGACGTCTGCAAAATGGACAGGCTAATACCAACCAAAAAACGAGCCTGACACCAACCTTAGATTCTGTAGCTAGAGATTTAACAGATATGGCTAGTAATGGCCAATTGGACCCTGTAATTGGTCGTGATGAAGAAGTTCGCCGAATAGTTCAAATTCTATCTCGGCGGACGAAGAACAATCCTGTTCTGGTGGGTGAACCAGGTGTAGGTAAAACTGCGATTGCTGAAGGTTTAGCCCAAGTTATCATTGCTGGTAGCGTTCCAGAAGACATCGCTGAGAAGCGCTTAATGATGTTGGATATGGGTGCCTTAGTTGCGGGGACTAAATACCGCGGTGAGTTTGAAGAGCGGATGAAGAAGATTATTGAAGAAATTATGGAAGATGGAAAAGTGATTCTATTTATTGATGAATTACACACCCTGATTGGCACAGGTGGGGCCGAAGGTTCCGTTGATGCGTCAAATATCTTAAAACCTGCCCTAGCTCGTGGTGAAATTCAAGTAGTTGGTGCAACAACTTTAGATGAATATCAGAAATATATCGAGAAGGATGCAGCTTTAGAAAGACGCTTCTCAAAAGTTCAAATTGAAGAACCCGATCAACAAGACGCCATCGATATAATTTATGGTTTGAAAGACCGTTATGAAGCACATCACCATGTAACAATTACGGATGAGGCTGTGGAAGCCGCCGTTAAATTAAGTATCCGCTATCTTACTGAACGTCGTTTGCCGGATAAGGCCGTTGATTTAATCGACGAGGCATCTGCAAAAGTTCGCATCGATGCCACAGTAGCGAACTCAGCGACAATGGATTTAGAGCAGAAGCTGAACCAAATTTCCAGTTCGAAAGAAGCCGCTATCTTAGATAGAGATTTCGAACGTGCGGCAAAACTTCGTGAGCAAGAGCAAGAAGTGGAGAAAGAATTGCAACAAGTAGTCATTCTAGAAAAGGAAAGGCAAGAAGAAATAGAAGAGTCTGGTATATCTGGCTTAGTGGTTACGTCAGAAGATGTCGCTGAGGTAGTGGCCTTAGCCACAGGTATTCCAGTTCGTCAAATGGATGCTAGCGAATCCAAACGCTTGGTTCATTTAGAAGAAGAATTGCACGAACGAGTGATTGGTCAAGATGAAGCCGTAAGTGCTGTGTCTCGAGCAATTAGAAGAGCATACAGTGGCTTGAAAAATCCGAAACGTCCAATTGGCTCTTTCCTCTTCTTAGGACCTACAGGTGTTGGTAAGACCGAATTAGCCCGAGCTATTGCTAGCAGTCTTTTCGGCAGTGAAGATAATATGATTCGGGTTGATATGTCTGAATATATGGAGAAACACAGTGTGTCTCGCTTAGTAGGTTCACCGCCAGGCTATGTTGGTTATGACGAGGCGGGGCAATTAACAGAACAAGTACGCCAACATCCATACAGTGTTATCTTGCTCGATGAGGTAGAAAAAGCTCATCCGGATGTATTTAATATTCTATTACAGGTCTTTGATGATGGACATCTTACAGACGGTAAAGGTCGCACAGTAGACTTTAGCAATACGATTATTATTATGACCTCGAACTTAGGTGCAACAGCACTAAGAGATGACAAAGCAGTTGGTTTCGGAGCGGTTGATTTGAGTCAAGATCATGATGCGATGGAAAAACGCATCTTAGAAGAGTTGAAACAAACCTTCCGTCCAGAATTTATTAATCGAATCGACGAAATTGTTGTCTTCCATCAATTGGATAAAGAGCATATTCGTGAAATTGTTAAGTTACAAACACAAGATATTATCAAACGTCTAGGTGACTTGCAAATTGATGCACGCGTAACAGATACTGCTGTAGATATTATTGCGGAAGCAGGCTTTGATCCAGAGTATGGGGCACGGCCAATTCGTCGGGCCATTCAAAAGCAAATCGAAGACGAATTGAGTGAAATGATGCTGCGTGGGGATATTGCTTATGGAGATGAGATTACGATTGGCGGTCGCCAAGGTAATATTAATATTAATAACCGTACTAAAGCATCTGCAGCTGACTAA
- the tadA gene encoding tRNA adenosine(34) deaminase TadA: MKRIDELSFEEQELHKQWMRLALVEAEKAAEMGEVPIGAIIVKDGAILARGHNLRESLREATAHAELIAIEAANQALDAWRIEGASLYVTVEPCPMCAGAIINARLSEVIYGTRDPKAGCVGSLMNLLEDERFNHQVEVIEGVLQEDCSLIISTFFRQLRQQRKEAKRLQKEKLSTD; this comes from the coding sequence ATGAAAAGAATAGACGAATTATCATTTGAGGAACAAGAGCTTCATAAGCAGTGGATGCGCCTAGCTTTAGTAGAAGCCGAAAAAGCGGCAGAAATGGGAGAGGTGCCAATAGGAGCAATTATTGTTAAAGATGGTGCAATTTTAGCGCGGGGGCATAACTTAAGGGAATCACTTCGTGAGGCTACAGCTCATGCTGAACTCATTGCGATTGAAGCAGCGAATCAAGCACTGGATGCCTGGCGGATAGAAGGAGCTAGCTTGTATGTGACGGTAGAACCTTGCCCAATGTGTGCCGGGGCTATTATTAATGCTCGTTTGAGTGAAGTGATTTATGGCACGCGCGACCCGAAGGCTGGTTGTGTAGGCTCATTAATGAATTTATTGGAAGATGAGCGGTTTAATCATCAAGTAGAAGTGATTGAGGGGGTTCTCCAAGAGGACTGCAGTCTGATTATTTCTACTTTCTTTCGCCAATTGCGACAGCAACGTAAGGAAGCCAAACGCCTCCAAAAAGAAAAGTTATCCACAGATTAA
- a CDS encoding IS3 family transposase yields the protein MAYYRWLKRFPSPSQLRLEWLMKQIQEAYDKHKGIYGYRRLTIYLNYYRTLRSIISVCTA from the coding sequence TTGGCTTACTACAGATGGTTGAAACGCTTTCCTTCGCCTTCCCAGTTGCGCTTGGAATGGCTGATGAAGCAAATCCAAGAAGCTTATGACAAACACAAAGGGATTTATGGCTATCGGCGCTTAACCATCTATCTGAATTATTATAGGACGCTAAGGTCAATCATAAGTGTGTGTACCGCTTAA
- a CDS encoding DDE-type integrase/transposase/recombinase has product MGLKAVIRQKRYQYRPSTPQHVAKNVLNRSFDQPYKPRQILLTDVTELKYGKTCKAYLSAVLDYGEKKIIAHQVSKRNNNQLVADTVVQIEDEVIPGETLFHSDRGFQYTFHFFKAFVDKYELIQSMSRVGKCLDNGPMEAISGTLKEEMYSLKTYDSFEELEADIARNIDFYNNERVTLAMGLKILA; this is encoded by the coding sequence ATGGGACTGAAAGCAGTTATCCGACAGAAACGCTATCAGTATCGACCCAGCACCCCTCAACATGTCGCTAAGAATGTGTTGAATCGGTCATTTGACCAGCCTTATAAACCTAGACAGATCCTCCTGACGGATGTGACCGAATTGAAATACGGGAAGACCTGTAAGGCCTATTTGAGTGCCGTCTTAGATTACGGGGAGAAGAAAATCATTGCCCATCAGGTGTCTAAGCGCAACAATAATCAATTAGTAGCAGATACAGTCGTCCAAATTGAGGATGAAGTTATTCCAGGTGAAACCCTCTTTCATAGCGATCGAGGCTTTCAATATACTTTTCATTTCTTTAAAGCCTTTGTGGACAAGTATGAGTTAATCCAAAGCATGTCTCGGGTTGGGAAATGCCTCGATAATGGACCGATGGAGGCCATTTCGGGCACCCTGAAAGAAGAGATGTATAGTTTGAAGACTTATGATAGCTTTGAGGAACTCGAGGCAGATATCGCACGCAATATTGATTTCTACAATAATGAGCGAGTGACTTTAGCTATGGGGCTTAAAATTCTAGCATAA
- a CDS encoding M13 family metallopeptidase: MSINADLFTEDLYMAVNGDWQETAEIPDDKASTGGFNDLRDGIEELLMGVIQGMEAGELAIPNDELDEMLTYYRQAIDFDERNTLAGEPLKPYLQQIESLNDYAALEELFPAWVLRGFPLPFTFGVSADMKNTAVHTLYLGVPSTILPDVTYYEAGNESAEALLAIYQQMSVEILEAIGYDYTQAQSYVEQALAFDRLLVPHLKSQEELADYVASYNPRSMAEIESYHSRMSFKKIIQALLGQEISEAIVSEPAYFEALERILTPEHFSQLKAWMLVKLANSQASMMSEDLRQLAGQYSLALSGNPSIQNQTKHAYYLTTSYFDMVIGDYYGKTYFGPEARQDVREMVEVMINVYKERLKRNDWLSQATINQAIVKLDALDILVGYPDDYPDVYRAIDIQPDKSLYENTLAMRILFAEDALGKYGEPVDRKKWGMSPDTVNAYFNPAHNHICFPAAILQAPFYSLEQSRSENYGGIGAVIAHEISHAFDNNGAKFDEYGNLNNWWTDEDFEAFETKADAMVKQWDGIEYAGGKVNGTLTVSENIADGGGLTAALEATKRETDGDLRAFFINWARIWRNKARPEYMQLLLTVDVHAPAPLRASVQPRNLDEFHEVFGTQVGDGMYLAPEDRVIIW; this comes from the coding sequence ATGAGTATTAATGCGGACTTATTTACAGAAGATTTATATATGGCAGTTAATGGGGACTGGCAAGAGACGGCAGAAATACCGGATGATAAAGCTAGTACAGGTGGTTTTAATGATTTACGCGATGGAATCGAAGAGTTGTTAATGGGGGTTATTCAAGGGATGGAGGCTGGAGAGTTGGCTATCCCTAATGATGAGTTGGATGAGATGCTGACTTATTACCGGCAGGCTATTGATTTTGATGAACGCAATACCTTAGCTGGTGAGCCCCTTAAACCATATTTGCAGCAAATTGAAAGCTTGAATGATTATGCGGCTTTGGAGGAACTGTTTCCGGCTTGGGTTTTGCGTGGCTTTCCATTGCCGTTTACATTTGGTGTATCAGCAGATATGAAGAATACTGCGGTGCATACCTTGTATTTAGGTGTACCGTCGACAATTTTGCCGGATGTGACTTATTATGAAGCAGGGAATGAAAGTGCCGAAGCTTTGCTGGCTATTTATCAGCAGATGAGTGTGGAAATACTTGAAGCGATCGGTTATGACTACACTCAAGCTCAGTCTTATGTGGAACAAGCCTTAGCTTTTGATCGGTTGTTGGTCCCTCATTTAAAGAGTCAGGAAGAGTTAGCGGATTATGTCGCTTCCTATAACCCGAGAAGTATGGCAGAGATTGAGTCTTATCACTCTCGAATGAGTTTCAAGAAGATTATTCAAGCCTTGCTAGGTCAAGAGATTTCAGAGGCCATTGTAAGTGAACCTGCTTATTTTGAAGCCTTGGAGCGAATCTTAACGCCTGAACATTTCTCACAACTTAAAGCATGGATGTTGGTTAAGTTAGCTAATAGCCAAGCAAGTATGATGTCAGAGGACTTGCGTCAATTGGCTGGACAATATAGCCTTGCCTTATCAGGTAATCCAAGTATCCAGAATCAAACTAAGCATGCTTACTATTTAACGACTAGTTATTTCGATATGGTGATTGGGGATTATTATGGGAAGACGTATTTCGGGCCAGAGGCGCGTCAAGATGTGCGTGAAATGGTTGAAGTGATGATTAATGTGTATAAGGAACGTCTCAAGCGGAATGATTGGTTGAGCCAAGCAACGATTAATCAAGCCATTGTTAAATTGGATGCCTTGGATATTTTAGTAGGCTATCCGGATGATTATCCAGACGTATACCGAGCAATCGATATTCAACCAGATAAAAGTTTATATGAGAATACTTTGGCTATGCGAATTCTCTTTGCTGAGGATGCGCTAGGTAAATATGGTGAGCCGGTGGATCGTAAGAAGTGGGGCATGAGTCCTGATACGGTGAATGCTTACTTTAATCCGGCCCATAATCATATTTGCTTCCCAGCGGCAATTCTTCAGGCACCCTTTTATAGCTTAGAACAAAGTCGAAGTGAGAATTATGGGGGGATTGGGGCCGTGATTGCCCATGAAATTTCCCATGCTTTCGATAATAATGGTGCTAAATTTGATGAATATGGTAATTTAAATAATTGGTGGACGGACGAGGATTTTGAAGCGTTTGAAACCAAAGCAGATGCGATGGTCAAGCAATGGGATGGGATTGAATATGCCGGAGGCAAAGTAAACGGCACCTTAACTGTCTCAGAGAATATTGCAGATGGTGGCGGGTTAACGGCCGCGCTGGAAGCTACGAAACGTGAAACTGATGGTGATTTACGAGCTTTCTTTATTAATTGGGCACGCATTTGGCGGAATAAAGCCCGTCCAGAATATATGCAACTGCTTTTGACTGTAGATGTGCACGCTCCAGCACCTTTAAGAGCGTCGGTTCAACCGCGTAATTTGGATGAATTCCACGAAGTCTTCGGTACTCAAGTCGGCGATGGCATGTACCTAGCCCCGGAGGATCGGGTTATTATTTGGTAA
- the dnaX gene encoding DNA polymerase III subunit gamma/tau, which yields MSYQALYRVWRPQTFDEMIGQTAIKETLKNAVKHEQLSHAYLFTGPRGTGKTSAAKILAKAINCPNQTDGNPCNACDICQGITQGQLSDVVEIDAASNNGVEEIRDLRDNVRYAATQAEYKVYIIDEVHMLTTGAFNALLKTLEEPPENVVFILATTEPHKIPATIISRTQRFDFQQIQADDLIKRMREILTHEAIAYEEEALAIIARAANGGMRDSLSLLDQAISYDLDKVSVTSALEVSGSLHQLDYVNYIQALYQGEAEEALAIIQAQFAQGKQANRFIEELLLFARDILLTVYSSANHTLLSEEELKPLIDTVEPSYYYQLIEGLTQAQNKMRFSTQPSLYVEVLTIQLSQGLLPQPEDSTQENEQNLEGLVKPLHDQVNRLEEQLAALQSQVDGQMKVIQAHEPTQEDFSITPPNEGDTFTQAHAETPHEAPTQPEVERGVPRPRPEKQKANYVLNVYHVYQVLNDATHQHIAKLKENWRQIIQQLPPQDRNKFIATEPLAAGPGLALIAFEQENFCAIVQQDTALLDILQEESGALIGEAMTYVFILKSDWPQIRKNYTVLRKENQGQAVPIPPEDLLHIPESQERVERRVSEEADSTHTPATSDISRAEKVADEAPREEPAGSEDSPEPESPEKTEDSALPLAEDIDTVQRADLPEEITQAIDLFGEDLIHVYYD from the coding sequence GTGAGTTATCAAGCTTTGTATCGGGTTTGGCGGCCCCAGACTTTCGATGAGATGATTGGCCAAACGGCGATAAAAGAAACCTTAAAGAATGCAGTGAAACATGAGCAATTGAGCCATGCTTATTTATTCACTGGTCCACGAGGGACTGGTAAGACAAGTGCGGCCAAGATTCTTGCCAAAGCCATCAACTGTCCCAATCAAACAGATGGGAATCCATGTAATGCATGCGATATTTGCCAAGGGATTACTCAAGGGCAACTTAGTGACGTCGTTGAAATTGATGCGGCGAGTAATAATGGGGTCGAAGAAATTCGTGATTTGCGGGATAATGTACGTTATGCGGCAACTCAGGCAGAATATAAAGTTTATATTATCGATGAGGTCCATATGCTCACAACGGGAGCTTTTAACGCTCTATTAAAGACGCTTGAAGAGCCACCTGAGAATGTGGTGTTTATCCTAGCAACGACTGAGCCGCATAAAATTCCGGCAACGATTATTTCTAGGACACAACGCTTCGATTTCCAACAAATTCAAGCAGATGATTTAATTAAGCGCATGAGAGAGATTCTGACGCATGAAGCCATTGCTTATGAAGAGGAAGCTCTGGCTATTATTGCTCGGGCAGCTAATGGGGGCATGCGGGATAGCTTATCCTTATTGGATCAAGCCATTTCTTATGATTTAGATAAGGTCTCTGTAACCAGTGCTTTGGAAGTTTCGGGAAGCTTGCACCAACTGGATTATGTCAATTATATCCAAGCTTTATATCAAGGAGAAGCTGAAGAAGCTTTAGCGATTATACAGGCGCAGTTTGCCCAAGGGAAGCAAGCGAATCGTTTTATCGAGGAGTTGCTCCTTTTCGCACGAGATATACTATTGACGGTGTATTCTTCCGCTAATCATACCTTGCTAAGTGAAGAAGAGCTTAAGCCCCTTATCGATACGGTTGAGCCAAGTTATTATTATCAATTAATTGAAGGCTTGACCCAAGCTCAGAACAAGATGCGTTTCTCGACGCAACCGAGCTTATATGTTGAAGTACTAACTATTCAACTGAGTCAAGGTTTACTACCCCAACCAGAGGACTCGACACAAGAAAATGAACAGAATCTTGAAGGCCTGGTCAAACCTTTACATGACCAAGTTAATCGCCTTGAAGAACAGTTAGCGGCGCTTCAAAGTCAAGTGGATGGCCAGATGAAAGTTATTCAAGCGCATGAACCAACACAGGAAGATTTCTCAATTACACCACCAAATGAAGGGGACACGTTTACCCAAGCTCACGCTGAAACACCGCATGAAGCACCTACGCAGCCGGAAGTGGAAAGGGGTGTTCCACGACCGCGGCCTGAGAAACAGAAAGCGAATTATGTGTTGAATGTTTATCATGTCTACCAAGTTCTCAATGATGCGACCCATCAGCATATTGCTAAGCTGAAGGAGAATTGGCGTCAAATCATTCAACAACTGCCCCCGCAAGATCGCAATAAATTTATTGCAACCGAACCTTTGGCTGCCGGACCGGGTCTCGCTTTAATAGCTTTTGAACAGGAGAATTTCTGTGCAATCGTGCAGCAGGACACAGCATTGCTAGATATTCTTCAAGAAGAGAGTGGAGCTTTAATAGGCGAAGCGATGACGTACGTATTTATATTAAAATCAGACTGGCCACAAATACGGAAGAATTATACCGTTCTACGCAAGGAAAATCAGGGGCAAGCAGTTCCTATTCCGCCAGAAGATTTATTACACATACCTGAGTCGCAAGAGAGGGTTGAGCGCAGGGTATCAGAAGAAGCGGATTCAACGCATACGCCTGCTACTTCTGATATATCAAGAGCAGAGAAAGTGGCTGATGAAGCCCCAAGGGAAGAGCCAGCTGGTTCAGAGGATTCACCTGAGCCTGAGTCACCAGAAAAAACGGAAGACTCAGCATTACCCTTAGCAGAGGATATCGATACTGTTCAGCGAGCCGATTTACCAGAGGAAATTACTCAGGCAATAGATTTATTTGGTGAAGATTTAATTCATGTATACTATGATTGA
- a CDS encoding YbaB/EbfC family nucleoid-associated protein — protein sequence MRGMGNMQGIMKQMQKMQKDMEATQKELENSTFVSEDTNQLVRVEVNGKRQLLDLTIQEALVDPDDIEMLEDLVLATVNEALAQVDEETQAKMSRFTQGMNLPF from the coding sequence ATGCGTGGTATGGGAAATATGCAAGGAATTATGAAGCAAATGCAGAAGATGCAGAAAGATATGGAAGCAACGCAAAAGGAGCTCGAAAATAGTACATTTGTCAGCGAAGATACCAATCAGCTCGTTCGTGTGGAAGTAAATGGCAAAAGACAGCTACTCGATTTGACCATTCAGGAAGCTTTAGTTGATCCGGATGACATCGAGATGCTAGAGGACTTGGTACTAGCTACCGTCAATGAGGCCTTAGCACAAGTTGACGAAGAGACACAGGCGAAGATGAGTCGCTTTACACAAGGGATGAATTTACCGTTTTAA
- the recR gene encoding recombination mediator RecR: MQYPAPIAKLIHSFTKLPGIGSKTAARLAFYILEMNEADVLEFAQNLINARRDLTHCQICGNITDTDPCLICSDTSRDRTTILVVEDSRDVMSMERMQEYNGLYHVLGGVLSPMEGTGPEDLNITQLIQRLEDETVQEVILATNATSEGEATAMYLSRLIKPAGIKVTRLAHGLSVGSDIEYADEMTLYRAIEGRREL, translated from the coding sequence GTGCAATATCCAGCGCCTATTGCTAAGCTCATTCATAGCTTCACTAAACTCCCAGGTATCGGGAGCAAAACTGCAGCGCGTTTAGCCTTTTATATTCTGGAAATGAATGAGGCCGATGTTCTGGAGTTCGCGCAGAATTTAATTAATGCCAGACGTGACCTAACCCATTGTCAAATATGTGGCAATATTACGGATACAGACCCCTGCCTTATTTGTAGTGATACGTCACGAGACCGTACAACCATTCTAGTTGTCGAAGATTCCCGGGATGTCATGTCGATGGAACGTATGCAGGAATATAACGGCCTGTATCACGTCTTAGGTGGTGTTTTATCACCGATGGAAGGGACTGGCCCTGAAGATTTGAATATCACTCAACTCATTCAACGGCTAGAAGATGAAACCGTTCAAGAAGTGATTTTGGCTACAAATGCGACGTCAGAAGGTGAGGCTACGGCCATGTACTTATCTAGGTTAATTAAACCGGCAGGAATCAAAGTGACGCGGTTAGCTCATGGTTTATCCGTGGGCAGTGATATTGAATATGCAGATGAGATGACTTTATACCGAGCGATTGAAGGTCGCAGAGAACTTTAA
- the tmk gene encoding dTMP kinase: MKPRGRFISLEGPDGSGKSTVIRGLQKALQERGVDVITTREPGGSPIAEQIREVILNVNNTAMDGRTEALLYAASRRQHLVETIIPTLDKGQWVLSDRFVDSSLAYQGVARQIPQEEVWTINQFAIEGQLPDLTLLLDVPAEVGLERIQKARGQRQYDRLDRESLNFHQKVRQAFLDLAAENDRIVLIDANMTYDAVIERCLEVIAERLN, translated from the coding sequence ATGAAGCCCAGAGGAAGGTTTATATCATTAGAAGGTCCAGATGGTTCAGGTAAATCAACCGTTATTCGAGGCCTCCAAAAAGCCTTGCAAGAGCGAGGCGTTGATGTGATTACGACAAGAGAGCCTGGGGGAAGTCCCATTGCTGAACAGATTCGTGAAGTGATACTTAATGTAAATAATACAGCTATGGATGGACGTACTGAAGCTTTATTGTATGCAGCTAGTCGACGCCAGCATTTAGTAGAGACAATCATTCCGACTTTAGATAAAGGCCAGTGGGTCCTATCCGATCGCTTTGTTGATAGCTCTTTAGCCTATCAAGGTGTTGCCCGCCAGATTCCTCAGGAAGAAGTTTGGACAATCAACCAATTTGCGATTGAGGGTCAGCTACCAGATTTGACCCTATTATTAGATGTTCCAGCTGAAGTAGGTTTGGAGCGAATTCAAAAGGCTCGAGGCCAACGTCAATATGACCGTTTGGACCGAGAGAGTTTAAATTTTCATCAGAAAGTGCGCCAAGCTTTTCTCGATTTAGCAGCTGAGAATGACCGGATTGTCCTAATTGACGCCAATATGACTTATGATGCAGTGATTGAGCGTTGTCTAGAAGTAATTGCAGAACGGTTGAATTAG